The Pan paniscus chromosome 3, NHGRI_mPanPan1-v2.0_pri, whole genome shotgun sequence genome includes a window with the following:
- the CDKN2AIP gene encoding CDKN2A-interacting protein isoform X1, with protein MAQEVSEYLSQNPRVAAWVEALRCDGETDKHWRHRRDFLLRNAGDLAPAGGAASASTDEAADAESGTRNRQLQQLISFSMAWANHVFLGCRYPQKVMDKILSMAEGIKVTDAPTYTTRDELVAKVKKRGISSSNEGVEEPSKKRVIEGKNSSAVEQDHAKTSAKTERASAQQENSSTCIGSAIKSESGNSARSSGISSQNSSTSDGDRSVSSQSSSSVSSQVTTAGSGKASEAEAPDKHGSASFVSLLKSSVNSHMTQSTDSRQQSGSPKKSALEGSSASASQSSSEIEVPLLGSSGSSEVELPLLSSKPSSETASSGLTSKTSSEASVSSSVAKNSSSSGTSLLTPKSSSSTNASLLTSKSTSQVAASLLASKSSSQTSGSLVSKSTSLASVSQLASKSSSQTSTSQLPSKSTSQSSESSVKFSCKLTNEDVKQKQPFFNRLYKTVAWKLVAVGGFSPNVNHGELLNAAIEALKATLDVFFVPLKELADLPQNKSSQESIVCELRCKSVYLGTGCGKSKENAKAVASREALKLFLKKKVVVKICKRKYRGSEIEDLVLLDEESRPVNLPPALKHPQELL; from the exons ATGGCGCAGGAGGTGTCGGAGTACCTGAGCCAGAACCCGCGGGTGGCAGCCTGGGTGGAGGCGCTGCGCTGCGACGGCGAGACTGACAAACACTGGCGCCACCGCCGGGATTTTTTGCTTCGCAACGCCGGGGACCTGGCCCCCGCTGGCGGCGCTGCCTCCGCTAGCACGGATGAAGCTGCCGACGCCGAGAGCGGGACCCGAAACCGGCAGCTGCAGCAGCTCATCTCCTTTTCCATGGCCTGGGCGAACCACGTCTTCCTCGGGTGCCG atACCCTCAAAAAGTTATGGATAAAATACTTAGTATGGCTGAAGGCATCAAAGTGACAGATGCTCCAACCTATACAACAAGAGATGAACTGGTTGCCAAGGTGAAGAAAAGAGGGATATCGAGTAGCAATG aaggGGTAGAAGAGCCATCCAAAAAACGAGTTATAGAAGGAAAAAACAGTTCTGCAGTTGAGCAAGATCACGCAAAAACCTCTGCCAAGACAGAACGTGCATCAGCTCAGCAGGAAAACAGTTCAACGTGTATAGGGTCGGCCATCAAATCGGAGAGTGGGAACTCGGCTCGGAGCTCTGGCATCTCCAGTCAGAATAGCTCTACAAGTGATGGAGATCGATCTGTTTCCAGCCAAAGCAGCAGCAGCGTTTCCTCTCAGGTAACAACGGCAGGATCTGGGAAAGCTTCTGAAGCAGAAGCTCCAGATAAACACGGTTCTGCATCATTTGTTTCCTTGCTGAAATCCAGTGTGAATAGTCACATGACCCAATCCACTGATTCTAGACAACAAAGTGGATCACCTAAAAAGAGTGCTTTGGAAGGCTCttcagcctcagcttctcaaagcagCTCAGAGATCGAGGTGCCCTTGTTGGGCTCCTCGGGAAGCTCAGAGGTAGAATTGCCACTATTGTCTTCCAAACCTAGTTCAGAGACAGCTTCAAGTGGGTTAACTTCCAAAACTAGTTCAGAGGCAAGTGTTTCATCATCAGTTGCTAAAAACAGTTCCTCATCAGGCACATCCTTACTGACTCCCAAGAGCAGCTCTTCAACAAATGCATCGCTGCTAACTTCCAAGAGCACTTCCCAGGTAGCTGCATCACTACTAGCTTCCAAGAGCAGCTCCCAGACCAGTGGATCTCTGGTTTCCAAAAGCACTTCCTTAGCAAGTGTGTCCCAGTTGGCTTCTAAGAGTAGTTCTCAGACTAGCACCTCACAGTTGCCTTCTAAAAGTACTTCACAGTCAAGTGAGAGTTCTGTCAAATTCTCTTGCAAGTTAACCAATGAAGATGTGAAACAGAAGCAACCTTTTTTCAATAGACTATATAAAACGGTGGCATGGAAGTTGGTAGCTGTTGGTGGCTTTAGTCCCAATGTGAATCATGGAGAGCTCCTAAATGCAGCTATTGAGGCTCTGAAAGCAACACTGGATGTATTTTTTGTCCCACTAAAAGAATTGGCAGATCTGCCTCAAAATAAGAGCTCTCAAGAAAGTATTGTTTGTGAATTGAGGTGCAAGTCTGTGTATTTGGGCACTGGCTgtggaaaaagcaaagaaaatgcaaaagcaGTTGCATCAAGAGAAGCATTGAAGTTATTTCTCAAGAAAAAGGTGgtggtaaaaatatgtaaaaggaaaTACAGAGGCAGTGAAATAGAAGATCTAGTACTCCTTGATGAAGAATCGAGGCCTGTAAACTTACCTCCAGCACTAAAACATCCTCAAGAATTACTATAA
- the CDKN2AIP gene encoding CDKN2A-interacting protein isoform X2 has protein sequence MAQEVSEYLSQNPRVAAWVEALRCDGETDKHWRHRRDFLLRNAGDLAPAGGAASASTDEAADAESGTRNRQLQQLISFSMAWANHVFLGCRYPQKVMDKILSMAEGIKVTDAPTYTTRDELVAKKG, from the exons ATGGCGCAGGAGGTGTCGGAGTACCTGAGCCAGAACCCGCGGGTGGCAGCCTGGGTGGAGGCGCTGCGCTGCGACGGCGAGACTGACAAACACTGGCGCCACCGCCGGGATTTTTTGCTTCGCAACGCCGGGGACCTGGCCCCCGCTGGCGGCGCTGCCTCCGCTAGCACGGATGAAGCTGCCGACGCCGAGAGCGGGACCCGAAACCGGCAGCTGCAGCAGCTCATCTCCTTTTCCATGGCCTGGGCGAACCACGTCTTCCTCGGGTGCCG atACCCTCAAAAAGTTATGGATAAAATACTTAGTATGGCTGAAGGCATCAAAGTGACAGATGCTCCAACCTATACAACAAGAGATGAACTGGTTGCCAAG aaggGGTAG